In Paenibacillus sonchi, a single genomic region encodes these proteins:
- a CDS encoding DUF177 domain-containing protein translates to MMMKIHFRKLANADEPLHIHETLDVSELVKGRKDILAVAPLSVDLKALPADADCVNVVGKLNGNVDMLCARCLSEVNSKLNIPFAETFKWLKQPLLPEDEDEELIYIEDEIVDLVPFVEENFVLHLPDSVLCKADCLGLCQTCGQNLNEGTCSCDNTVIDPRLAALKGFFTKQDD, encoded by the coding sequence ATGATGATGAAGATTCACTTTCGCAAATTAGCTAATGCCGACGAGCCTCTGCACATTCACGAAACGCTGGATGTCAGCGAGCTTGTCAAAGGGCGAAAGGATATACTTGCTGTTGCACCGCTCTCAGTGGACCTTAAAGCGCTGCCCGCGGACGCCGATTGTGTGAACGTGGTGGGAAAATTGAACGGGAATGTGGATATGTTATGTGCACGTTGCCTGAGTGAGGTTAACAGTAAATTGAATATTCCTTTTGCTGAGACTTTCAAATGGCTTAAGCAGCCGCTTCTTCCCGAAGATGAAGATGAGGAACTCATCTACATCGAGGATGAGATTGTGGATCTTGTCCCGTTTGTGGAAGAAAACTTCGTACTGCACTTGCCGGATTCGGTATTGTGCAAGGCAGACTGTCTTGGTCTTTGTCAGACATGCGGACAAAATTTGAACGAAGGCACCTGCAGTTGCGACAACACAGTGATCGATCCTCGACTTGCTGCGTTGAAAGGATTCTTTACCAAGCAAGATGACTAA
- the fabG gene encoding 3-oxoacyl-[acyl-carrier-protein] reductase gives MFSALKGQTALVTGGSRGIGRSIALQLAEHGVKVAVNYSGNEAAAQETVARIIELGSEGIAIRGDVGNSQQAESMVKEVIDTWGKIDILVNNAGITRDNLIMRMKEEEFDQVIETNLKGVFNCLKSATRPMMKQRYGRIINISSVIGVIGNAGQLNYSAAKAGIIGMTKSAARELSSRGITVNCIAPGFIDTEMTHQLSDEVRSEYVKGIPLARLGRPEDIAMTVVFLASEGAAYMTGQTLHVDGGMYM, from the coding sequence ATGTTCTCAGCATTAAAAGGCCAGACCGCTCTCGTCACAGGCGGGTCCCGCGGCATCGGCCGCAGTATTGCGCTTCAGCTTGCGGAGCATGGTGTGAAAGTAGCTGTGAATTATTCCGGTAACGAGGCAGCTGCTCAGGAGACCGTAGCCCGCATCATTGAGCTTGGCTCCGAGGGCATTGCCATCCGGGGCGATGTCGGCAACAGCCAGCAGGCGGAAAGTATGGTTAAAGAGGTTATTGATACCTGGGGGAAGATTGACATTCTGGTCAATAATGCCGGCATCACCCGTGATAATCTGATCATGCGCATGAAGGAAGAAGAGTTCGACCAGGTTATTGAAACGAACCTCAAAGGTGTGTTCAACTGTCTGAAATCAGCTACCCGCCCGATGATGAAGCAGCGTTATGGCCGGATTATCAACATTTCTTCGGTTATTGGCGTGATCGGGAATGCAGGGCAGTTGAACTATTCTGCTGCCAAAGCAGGCATCATTGGGATGACCAAGTCGGCGGCGCGTGAGCTGTCTTCACGGGGAATCACGGTAAACTGCATTGCGCCAGGATTTATCGATACCGAAATGACGCATCAGCTGTCCGATGAAGTCCGCAGTGAGTATGTGAAGGGGATTCCCCTTGCCAGACTCGGGCGGCCGGAGGATATTGCCATGACAGTTGTATTTCTGGCCTCGGAAGGGGCAGCCTACATGACAGGCCAGACGCTTCACGTGGATGGCGGAATGTACATGTAA
- a CDS encoding acyl carrier protein: protein MSDVLERVKRIVIDRLGADEAEVTLEASFKDDLGADSLDVVELVMELEDEFDMEISDEDAEKITTVGEVVKYIQSHT from the coding sequence ATGTCCGATGTATTGGAGCGTGTAAAACGCATTGTCATCGACCGCTTAGGTGCCGATGAAGCTGAGGTAACATTAGAAGCGTCTTTCAAAGATGATTTGGGTGCTGATTCTCTTGATGTAGTAGAATTGGTTATGGAATTGGAAGATGAATTCGATATGGAAATCTCTGATGAAGATGCAGAGAAGATTACGACCGTGGGTGAAGTTGTGAAGTACATACAATCTCATACCTAG
- a CDS encoding beta-ketoacyl-ACP synthase III: protein MKQQLRPVGIIGTGKYVPEQILTNSDLEKMVETNDEWIVSRTGIRERHIAAPHEATSDLAYEAALKALDSAGMKAEDLELIIVATVTPDSTVPSTACILQDKLGAKGAAAFDLSAACSGFVYSLATATGFIQNGMYNNALVIGADTLSRITDYTDRNTCVLFGDGAGAVIIGEVPEGRGFQSFDLGAEGSGGSLLNIEAGGSRLPASHQTIEDKKHFLYMNGREVFKFAVRVMGTATERVLTKAGLGKENIDLFVPHQANVRIIQSAMQRLDLPPEKCVINVDKYANTSAASIPLALVEAAEEGRIKEGDTLLMVGFGGGLTWGASVLIW, encoded by the coding sequence ATGAAACAACAATTGCGGCCGGTAGGAATTATCGGAACAGGAAAATATGTGCCTGAACAAATATTAACCAACAGCGATCTGGAGAAAATGGTCGAAACCAATGATGAATGGATTGTCAGCCGGACAGGCATCCGGGAACGGCATATTGCCGCCCCGCATGAAGCCACCTCTGATCTGGCTTATGAAGCCGCGCTCAAGGCGCTGGATTCAGCAGGCATGAAGGCTGAAGATTTGGAGCTTATTATTGTAGCGACTGTTACACCGGATAGCACTGTCCCATCAACAGCGTGCATTCTGCAGGACAAGCTGGGAGCAAAAGGCGCAGCGGCATTTGACTTGTCGGCAGCCTGCTCCGGGTTCGTATACAGTCTGGCGACGGCAACCGGCTTTATCCAGAACGGTATGTACAACAATGCTCTGGTTATCGGAGCGGACACCTTGTCGCGCATTACGGATTATACTGACCGCAACACCTGCGTATTGTTCGGTGATGGCGCCGGTGCCGTTATTATCGGCGAGGTTCCTGAAGGAAGAGGCTTTCAGTCCTTCGATCTCGGCGCGGAAGGCTCTGGCGGCAGTCTGCTGAATATAGAAGCAGGCGGCTCACGTCTGCCGGCCTCCCATCAGACCATTGAAGATAAGAAGCATTTCCTCTATATGAACGGCCGTGAGGTTTTCAAATTCGCGGTCCGGGTTATGGGCACGGCTACAGAGCGCGTTCTTACCAAAGCGGGACTCGGCAAAGAGAACATTGATCTGTTCGTTCCGCATCAGGCGAACGTCCGCATCATTCAATCCGCGATGCAGCGTCTGGATTTGCCGCCTGAGAAATGCGTAATCAATGTTGACAAATACGCAAACACATCTGCGGCGTCGATTCCGCTTGCGCTGGTTGAAGCTGCGGAAGAAGGCCGGATCAAGGAAGGCGACACCTTGCTGATGGTCGGTTTTGGCGGCGGACTTACTTGGGGGGCTTCTGTCCTGATCTGGTAG
- the rpmF gene encoding 50S ribosomal protein L32, protein MAVPQRRTSKTRRDKRRTHFKLVVPGMVKCEQCGELKLAHHVCKVCGTYKAREIIKQ, encoded by the coding sequence ATGGCAGTACCTCAACGGAGAACGTCCAAAACACGCCGTGACAAACGCCGCACCCACTTCAAACTGGTGGTGCCGGGCATGGTGAAATGCGAACAATGCGGAGAGCTGAAACTGGCTCACCACGTATGCAAAGTTTGCGGAACTTACAAAGCTAGAGAAATCATCAAACAATAG
- the fapR gene encoding transcription factor FapR: MSKKERQQQLLQIIDGNPFVTDRELTRQLKVSIQTIRLDRMELGIPELRERMKQMAEHSYDQVRSLPADEVVGDIVDLQLDRSGISIFEIREEHVFSRNGIARGHYVFAQANSLAVAIINDEIALTASADIRFVRMVRLGEKCIAKAQVRSLAGRNGKAEVDVFTYVGEELVFQGHFIVYRSAIEEYSEGGNRSADRH; encoded by the coding sequence ATGTCCAAGAAAGAGCGTCAGCAGCAGCTGCTGCAGATAATAGATGGCAATCCCTTTGTGACTGACCGGGAACTGACCCGGCAGCTCAAAGTAAGCATACAGACAATCCGGCTGGACCGGATGGAGCTGGGGATTCCCGAACTGCGTGAGCGGATGAAGCAGATGGCGGAGCACTCCTATGATCAGGTGCGTTCCTTGCCCGCAGATGAAGTAGTCGGTGATATTGTTGACCTGCAGCTGGACCGCAGCGGGATTTCCATATTCGAAATTCGTGAGGAGCATGTATTCTCCAGAAACGGGATCGCACGTGGACATTATGTGTTCGCCCAAGCCAATTCACTGGCGGTTGCCATTATCAATGACGAGATTGCCCTGACGGCTTCCGCCGATATCCGGTTTGTCCGCATGGTGCGGTTAGGCGAGAAATGTATTGCCAAAGCGCAGGTGCGTTCGCTGGCGGGCCGGAACGGCAAAGCCGAGGTGGACGTGTTTACCTATGTCGGTGAAGAATTGGTTTTTCAGGGCCATTTCATAGTGTACCGGTCCGCAATTGAAGAATACAGCGAAGGGGGAAACCGCAGTGCTGATCGCCATTGA
- the fabD gene encoding ACP S-malonyltransferase produces MGKIAFVFPGQGAQAVGMGKDVYDALPHSRAVFEKGDEVLGFPLSRLIFEGPDSELKQTLNTQPALVTTSAAYLEAIRQHGVNPDYVAGHSLGEYSALVAAGALAYEDAVNLVRLRGRFMEEAVPGGQGAMAAVLGAEREALAELCRSISEAGNAVELANVNCPGQIVISGSKAGVEEAAQRIKEIGGKRAIPLEVSGPFHSSLMKEAAERLAAELGKVTINTPSVPVVVNVNATAVTDPGEIRELLMQQVFSPVLWQDSVEWLIAAGVDTFVEIGPGSVLAGLIRKIDKTVKVVNINSLESAAAGW; encoded by the coding sequence ATGGGTAAAATTGCATTTGTTTTTCCCGGCCAGGGTGCACAGGCAGTGGGTATGGGTAAGGATGTGTATGATGCTCTTCCGCACAGCCGTGCGGTATTCGAAAAGGGTGATGAAGTGCTTGGTTTTCCGCTTAGCCGCCTTATTTTCGAGGGGCCGGACAGTGAACTGAAGCAGACATTGAATACACAGCCCGCGCTTGTAACAACCAGTGCGGCTTACCTTGAGGCCATTCGTCAACACGGCGTGAATCCTGATTATGTTGCGGGACACAGCCTCGGGGAATACAGCGCGCTGGTAGCAGCCGGAGCTTTGGCTTATGAAGATGCAGTGAACCTGGTGCGCCTGCGCGGACGCTTTATGGAAGAAGCGGTTCCCGGCGGACAAGGGGCGATGGCGGCAGTGCTTGGCGCAGAGCGTGAAGCCCTGGCTGAGCTGTGCCGTTCCATATCGGAAGCCGGCAACGCTGTAGAACTTGCCAACGTCAACTGCCCCGGGCAAATTGTAATTTCCGGTTCCAAAGCAGGTGTTGAAGAAGCTGCTCAGCGCATCAAGGAAATTGGCGGCAAACGGGCCATTCCGCTTGAAGTAAGCGGCCCCTTTCATTCTTCCTTAATGAAGGAAGCTGCTGAACGCCTGGCTGCCGAATTGGGGAAAGTAACCATCAACACGCCTTCGGTGCCGGTAGTTGTTAATGTGAACGCAACAGCAGTCACTGACCCCGGTGAAATCCGGGAACTTTTGATGCAGCAGGTATTTTCTCCTGTATTGTGGCAGGATAGTGTAGAGTGGCTGATTGCCGCCGGAGTGGACACCTTTGTGGAGATTGGACCCGGCAGTGTGCTGGCAGGATTGATCCGTAAGATTGACAAGACCGTCAAGGTTGTCAATATCAACAGTCTTGAAAGTGCTGCGGCTGGCTGGTAA
- the plsX gene encoding phosphate acyltransferase PlsX, whose protein sequence is MLIAIDAMGGDNAPECNVEGALSAAAEWSDTQIVLVGDEARLEPLLINKPANVTVRHAGDVIGSDEEPVNAVRRKKDSSMVVAGRMVREGEADAMISSGNTGALMTTGLLVVGRMQGIERPALAPMIPTLDEVGVLALDLGANMDAKPQHLVQYALMGSIYRSQVHGIAKPRVGLLNVGTEPGKGNELTKETYPLLEALQGIHFVGNVEARDVLTGGCDVLVCDGFAGNILLKTLEGTAGAMFSLLKEQFSKSLKTKLGAAILMPELRGLKGKMDYKEHGGAPLLGLSGLVVKGHGSSDGNAVKNAVRQARIALQADLVASISKEISGK, encoded by the coding sequence GTGCTGATCGCCATTGATGCAATGGGCGGGGACAACGCTCCTGAATGCAATGTAGAGGGTGCTTTGTCCGCAGCTGCAGAGTGGAGTGATACGCAGATAGTGCTCGTAGGGGATGAAGCCAGACTGGAGCCGCTGCTGATAAATAAACCGGCCAACGTGACCGTTCGTCACGCGGGGGATGTCATCGGTTCGGATGAAGAGCCGGTAAATGCGGTCCGCCGCAAAAAGGATTCGTCGATGGTGGTTGCCGGGCGCATGGTACGCGAAGGTGAAGCGGATGCCATGATTTCGTCCGGGAACACCGGAGCCCTAATGACTACGGGGCTGCTGGTCGTGGGGAGAATGCAGGGGATCGAACGCCCTGCCCTTGCCCCCATGATCCCAACGCTGGATGAGGTGGGTGTCCTGGCGCTGGATCTGGGCGCGAACATGGACGCCAAGCCGCAGCACCTGGTGCAATATGCGCTGATGGGCAGCATCTACCGCAGCCAGGTTCATGGCATTGCGAAGCCGCGCGTGGGTCTGCTGAATGTGGGCACTGAGCCGGGCAAAGGCAATGAGCTGACCAAGGAAACTTACCCGCTGCTTGAAGCGCTGCAGGGCATTCATTTTGTCGGCAATGTGGAAGCGCGCGATGTCCTCACGGGCGGGTGCGATGTGCTTGTCTGCGACGGTTTTGCCGGGAATATACTATTGAAGACGCTGGAAGGTACAGCGGGTGCGATGTTCTCTTTGCTCAAGGAACAATTCAGCAAGTCGCTCAAGACGAAGCTGGGTGCGGCTATCCTCATGCCGGAGCTTAGAGGCCTCAAGGGTAAAATGGATTACAAGGAGCATGGCGGTGCTCCGTTGCTAGGCCTGAGCGGGCTGGTAGTGAAAGGGCATGGCTCTTCTGACGGCAATGCGGTGAAGAATGCGGTCAGACAGGCCCGGATTGCCTTGCAAGCGGATTTGGTAGCCAGCATATCGAAGGAAATCAGCGGGAAGTGA